The following coding sequences lie in one Fusarium poae strain DAOMC 252244 chromosome 1, whole genome shotgun sequence genomic window:
- a CDS encoding hypothetical protein (BUSCO:20696at5125) → MNTPHAPRTTTALSLDNNSHDAANNSFRGRDTSLRSTSRPIPVSAHPSSRAGASLTPNHHRHDHAYATLSTSPLSSFTLPDVSVTTPPLAHFRADTIAPSSIQDGELPPAQPSTLSIGSPAVPRRSVSPVGSLRISTDFARRPTTPDRRESFNNNGNGSSSSRGSLTLNHKASSNSLHPLSRTPSLKAALTNSLGSASGTSSLVPSPIISAMGDLTPLPSPLMSGDSPGPWKRLSAGSSSPPPKRLTSVGEGSVLVTSTGESIDAALAHGAKRKIYSTLEPGDHLQIQSSTNQPPRQHTRNRSVSEYKPDPMNIPKRQISVSTRPNKDTPVREPQIRRELNLAESRGLAPTVVQPPTPPPSESSRDSADGTSKPIGPSFEYFEANGRNDKKRRRWRAVRMLGQGTFSRVMLATSQIEPDEDSPEVDHGRLTPKPEQSLDRKSLVAVKVCEHGPKGGASEERVEMSLKRELEIMLSIHHPSLVDLKAWSIEPTRAILVLSYCPGGDMFDIATSHRAVLKEPLLRRIFAELVGAVSYLHERRIVHRDIKLENLLVNLTPSELADPSIDWATYPYSVVILSDLGLSRRIADDEKLETRCGSEDYAAPEVIMGQPYDGRATDAWSLGVLLYALLEARLPFDPHPGMSDAHRMRSRTSHRIARVEWKWVEYFGDDTDHDGDEAKFKAKGLLGAMEITEGLLRRARGRWTVDKVAKTPWVQGAINVEGGLRFREEKDGEEVS, encoded by the exons ATGAACACGCCCCACGCCCCCCGAACAACGACGGCCCTGTCCCTCGACAATAACTCTCACGACGCAGCAAACAATTCTTTCAGAGGTCGTGATACCTCCCTTCGCTCAACTTCCCGTCCCATACCCGTTTCAGCTCATCCGTCTTCCCGTGCCGGTGCATCCCTTACACCAAACCACCATCGACACGACCACGCCTATGCTACACTGTCCACCAGTCCTCTATCTTCCTTTACGCTTCCTGATGTCTCTGTCACCACGCCGCCGCTTGCTCATTTCCGCGCGGATACAATAGCACCCTCTTCCATACAAGACGGCGAACTGCCGCCTGCGCAACCAAGCACACTGTCTATCGGGTCACCGGCTGTCCCGAGACGCTCTGTCAGTCCTGTAGGCTCCTTACGCATCTCAACTGATTTCGCTCGGCGCCCGACGACCCCGGATCGCCGCGAATCTTTTAACAACAACGGCAATGGCAGTAGCTCATCACGAGGCTCGTTGACGTTGAACCACAAGGCTTCGTCCAACAGCCTGCACCCTCTTTCAAGAACTCCGAGCCTGAAGGCTGCTTTGACCAACAGTCTTGGATCAGCCAGTGGAACGAGTAGCCTCGTACCTAGCCCTATCATTTCTGCTATGGGGGATTTGACACCTCTTCCAAGCCCGCTCATGTCGGGTGATTCTCCAGGACCCTGGAAGAGGCTGAGTGCAGGTTCTTCGTCACCACCCCCAAAACGCCTCACAAGCGTTGGAGAGGGTTCTGTTCTGGTCACGAGTACAGGCGAATCGATTGATGCAGCACTCGCGCATGGTGCTAAACGCAAAATATATTCCACTCTTGAGCCTGGCGATCATTTACAAATACAATCATCAACAAACCAGCCACCAAGACAACATACACGAAACCGAAGCGTTAGCGAATACAAGCCTGACCCTATGAACATACCCAAGAGACAAATATCAGTCTCAACACGTCCAAACAAGGACACTCCTGTACGAGAGCCACAGATCCGACGAGAACTCAACCTGGCCGAATCACGAGGACTTGCGCCTACAGTCGTCCAACCGCCAACCCCTCCTCCCAGTGAGTCATCGCGAGATTCGGCCGACGGAACCAGCAAACCCATAGGACCTAGTTTCGAGTACTTTGAAGCGAACGGGCGTAACGATAAGAAGCGACGACGATGGCGAGCCGTGCGCATGCTTGGCCAGGGAACGTTCAGCAGGGTTATGTTGGCAACAAGTCAGATAGAACCCGACGAAGACTCTCCCGAAGTTGACCATGGAAGGCTTACACCGAAACCCGAGCAAAGTCTTGATCGCAAGTCGCTGGTAGCAGTCAAAGTCTGTGAGCATGGACCAAAGGGAGGTGCCAGTGAGGAACGTGTGGAAATGAGTCTGAAGCGCGAGCTTGAGATCATGCTCTCCATACACCACCCCTCGTTAGTCGATTTAAAGGCGTGGAGCATTGAACCTACCCGAGCCATTCTTGTCTTGAGTTATTGCCCAGGAGGCGACATGTTCGATATTGCTACATCACATCGCGCTGTACTTAAAGAGCCTTTGCTGCGAAGGATATTTGCCGAGTTGGTCGGTGCGGTGAGCTATCTTCACGAGAGGAGGATTGTTCACCGAGATATAAAACTTGAGA ATTTGCTTGTTAACCTCACCCCCTCTGAACTCGCGGATCCTTCAATTGATTGGGCGACTTATCCCTACTCAGTGGTTATCTTGAGTGATCTGGGACTCTCGAGACGCATCGCAGACGATGAGAAACTCGAGACTCGATGCGGATCTGAAGACTACGCAGCCCCTGAGGTCATCATGGGTCAACCCTACGACGGCCGAGCGACCGATGCTTGGTCGCTTGGTGTGCTCCTCTACGCCCTTCTCGAAGCACGACTTCCGTTCGACCCTCATCCGGGCATGAGCGATGCGCACCGCATGCGTAGTCGTACTAGTCATCGTATTGCTAGAGTCGAATGGAAGTGGGTCGAGTATTTTGGCGATGACACTGACCATGACGGTGATGAGGCCAAGTTCAAGGCGAAGGGTCTCCTTGGCGCCATGGAGATCACtgaaggactattgagacgTGCCAGGGGTCGATGGACCGTTGACAAGGTAGCCAAGACGCCTTGGGTCCAGGGCGCAATCAATGTCGAGGGGGGTTTACGCTTCCGGGAAGAGAAGGACGGCGAAGAAGTCTCTTGA
- a CDS encoding hypothetical protein (BUSCO:7841at5125): MFNHSVGGSRHSNNNNEDPSYGFADQGWHRFPINNNNTNNFTTGHSQPYHDSSASYGDSSGMDWAPTPSADYQMRFDQQDSMSQDVELGDMSSSHGEGGGGVGRLVAHFENKSFAPPLPIRPSNVVTSPVHQDPPASSPFGNFSVASPIVTSPLTSPSEPNYGLLSGHSRVTSPLVSPPPALAFGGFHDIPSVHGSGMGSSSGPFGSMNSFMVNNNRVTNPMESNPMAGPSMMHNSAFNNKVTSPNPATPGVPGTPGFAIWRPPVPTSSKPSLDQQQSSNTISNAGGYFAKPPIPSTPKPVMNAGSQLVLDFNTNSSFNVKGKAPAKPPAKPPRPTRQPSRSSISTPAPFSPPIKREPSTPQLSQASTSIVSPNERRSSVSQKSQMGSRPSREQVPAEAWESFKNTIRTLYLEERKPLKEVMSVMADKYGFQATPKMYKTRFSQWGFVKNNTEDEVKRLLSMKFQRDAEGKVSEFVRNGKVVNLGTYLKRKGVTEYDLVDFELPADLPAHIRCRTPTPPPTPGYLSSPDLIRAQETIVTNMRKAFLQCRQFEVETDAQVGWQSVMVWGAGSSDLLLEANYYFEMKDHDQGGDYLMKAFSQLESDLKKLSPQGIIELLLGMVHRDPGMMTALSKYLSAYSMTNFERSHPLRQIFACLYEVQQKHGPQTLSELLWGSITTIAEELEAIYGRKHPYVARTWVDLAMFYNHVSQERLEKLVGELRLLQRQMEQQLGAESADVLVLRYTIIQLMFAARPQSDATKQATIDFWHHMRGMGLLFPVRSQQPNVFCYHSPVKVDPWTKRCRRRYESGVSFLEEHVGVRVIVYFEEDFHTTEHAPEHMPPQHQQRQYQQAHQHQHQHQHRQQQQQRPQQLQAQDSWAAAMEQHMSSSKYSFI; the protein is encoded by the exons ATGTTTAACCATTCAGTAGGCGGGTCTCGCCattccaacaacaacaacgagGATCCGTCGTATGGTTTCGCCGATCAAGGATGGCATAGGTTCCCtatcaacaacaataacacGAATAACTTCACGACGGGTCATTCGCAACCGTACCATGATTCTAGCGCATCTTATGGCGACTCGTCCGGCATGGACTGGGCCCCAACTCCCTCGGCAGATTATCAGATGCGATTCGATCAGCAAGACTCCATGTCTCAAGATGTTGAACTCGGCGATATGAGTTCTTCTCATGGTGAAGGCGGAGGTGGCGTTGGCCGCCTAGTTGCGCATTTCGAGAACAAGTCTTTTGCGCCGCCATTACCTATCAGACCATCAAACGTTGTAACGAGTCCAGTACATCAGGACCCTCCCGCTTCTTCGCCGTTTGGAAACTTCAGTGTCGCATCGCCAATCGTTACGAGCCCTCTCACCAGCCCTTCAGAGCCCAATTATGGACTTTTGAGTGGCCACTCACGAGTTACCAGTCCTCTCGTTAGCCCGCCGCCCGCCCTCGCTTTTGGCGGCTTTCATGATATTCCATCAGTTCACGGTTCAGGTATGGGGTCGTCGTCCGGACCCTTTGGAAGTATGAACAGCTTCATGGTCAATAACAATAGAGTAACGAACCCAATGGAATCAAACCCCATGGCTGGGCCGTCAATGATGCATAATTCAgccttcaacaacaaagtTACTTCGCCCAATCCAGCGACGCCAGGTGTCCCAGGTACACCTGGATTCGCCATCTGGCGACCACCTGTGCCAACTAGCTCCAAGCCCTCTTTGGATCAGCAGCAAAGTAGCAACACCATCTCAAATGCTGGTGGTTATTTTGCGAAGCCACCAATCCCCTCAACACCTAAGCCCGTGATGAACGCCGGAAGCCAGCTGGTCTTGGATTTCAACACCAATTCCAGCTTTAATGTCAAAGGCAAGGCTCCCGCGAAGCCGCCTGCGAAACCACCCAGGCCTACTCGACAGCCTTCGCGATCGTCGATATCCACACCAGCACCTTTTAGCCCTCCTATTAAACGTGAACCCTCCACGCCGCAATTATCTCAAGCTTCGACATCCATTGTTTCACCA AATGAACGCAGAAGTTCGGTATCCCAAAAATCGCAAATGGGAAGCCGCCCCTCAAGAGAACAGGTTCCTGCTGAAGCATGGGAGTCGTTCAAAAATACGATCCGAACATTGTATCTCGAAGAGAGGAAACCACTTAAAGAGGTCATGTCAGTCATGGCCGACAAGTATGGTTTTCAAGCCAC ACCAAAAATGTACAAGACTCGATTCTCGCAATGGGGATTCGTCAAGAATAACACCGAGGACGAAGTCAAACGCCTGTTGTCCATGAAATTTCAACGTGATGCTGAAGGCAAGGTGTCGGAATTCGTTCGCAACGGAAAGGTTGTTAACCTGGGCACGTATCTGAAAAGAAAGGGCGTAACTGAATATGATCTGGTGGATTTCGAATTACCGGCTGATCTGCCGGCGCATATCCGATGTCGAACTCCAACTCCACCCCCTACGCCAGGTTACCTATCATCACCGGATCTAATCCGTGCTCAAGAAACCATCGTCACCAATATGAGGAAAGCTTTCCTACAATGTCGACAATTCGAGGTGGAAACAGATGCTCAAGTTGGGTGGCAGTCGGTTATGGTTTGGGGAGCCGGGTCCAGTGATCTTCTCCTCGAAGCCAACTATTATTTCGAAATGAAGGATCACGATCAAGGCGGTGACTACTTGATGAAGGCGTTCTCACAACTCGAATCGGATTTGAAGAAGCTTTCCCCACAAGGCATTATAGAGCTCCTTCTAGGCATGGTCCATCGTGATCCAGGCATGATGACTGCGCTTTCCAAGTATCTCTCAGCTTATTCGATGACCAACTTCGAGCGATCACATCCTTTGCGGCAGATCTTTGCCTGCTTGTATGAGGTTCAGCAGAAGCACGGCCCACAGACACTCTCGGAGCTACTGTGGGGAAGCATAACCACTATTGCTGAGGAACTGGAAGCTATTTATGGGCGCAAGCATCCCTATGTTGCTCGAACATGGGTCGATCTGGCCATGTTTTACAACCACGTCAGCCAAGAGAGGTTGGAGAAACTGGTGGGAGAACTCCGACTTTTGCAGCGGCAAATGGAGCAGCAACTTGGTGCCGAAAGTGCCGACGTTCTCGTATTGCGATATACAATCATCCAGTTGATGTTTGCCGCACGTCCTCAATCCGACGCGACGAAACAAGCGACCATCGACTTCTGGCACCATATGAGAGGGATGGGACTCCTCTTTCCTGTCCGTAGCCAGCAACCAAATGTTTTCTGCTATCACAGTCCTGTCAAGGTAGATCCTTGGACAAAGCGATGTCGGCGTCGGTATGAGTCTGGTGTTTCGTTTCTTGAGGAACACGTCGGGGTTCGCGTCATCGTATACTTTGAGGAAGACTTCCACACCACAGAGCACGCACCGGAGCACATGCCACCACAGCACCAGCAGCGCCAGTATCAACAGGCCCATcagcaccaacaccaacaccaacatcgacagcagcagcagcaacgcCCACAACAATTGCAGGCACAGGATTCGTGGGCCGCCGCAATGGAGCAGCACATGTCGAGCTCAAAATATTCGTTTATCTGA
- a CDS encoding hypothetical protein (BUSCO:20678at5125), producing MLRQDFNRIDPKRRNVVDHRKKQFASPTYKDLDYPYRLNFYTDPPTADITLEQFEQWAIDRLRVLAELEACAFRNKSPAETATHMKPILKQHLNLEANSSSSKKLFEQRQKDHYSHFILRLAFSSTEDLRRRFTRVETMLFRMRLNDDDLAERSAFVKTIGLDWCDDVTEEDRREYAAELAAFTSNRKGENDDDTWFKVDWERVPDLIESRRVFLKAGKAFVPGREQAGMVVSEFSSRLERQLELTARALPRLDEDDRLTPILNHLSKNFITPDASYISGTAAVPGAEISAANIDNLSQHFPACMSHLHRSLRRDAHLKHFGRLQYSLFLKGIGLNLEECLVFWRNSFNKMTDDKFNKEYRYNIRHVYGDVGGDSNRRGGGYSPFSCQKILTEHPPGPGEAHGCPYRHFNLENLSALVQAMGVNDRSVLQGVKEDKDKQKFHMACNRVFEHLHKQEIKKAKDEGVMTQSQLETIVHPNEYFKRSFLLKNLGKETDVRMEG from the exons ATGTTGCGGCAAGACTTTAACCGAATTGACCCCAAACGGCGCAACGTTGTCGACCACCGTAAGAAGCAGTTTGCTTCACCTACATACAAGGACCTCGACTATCCCTATCGCCTCAACTTTTACACGGATCCTCCCACGGCCGATATTACCCTCGAGCAGTTCGAGCAATGGGCCATCGATCGACTCCGAG TTCTTGCCGAACTCGAAGCATGCGCCTTCCGCAACAAGTCACCCGCCGAGACAGCAACCCACATGAAGCCCATTCTCAAGCAACACTTGAACCTCGAGGCCAATAGTTCAAGCTCCAAGAAACTTTTTGAGCAGCGACAAAAAGATCACTACAGCCACTTCATTCTACGACTAGCCTTTTCGTCCACCGAGGATTTGCGTCGTCGATTCACCCGTGTCGAGACAATGCTCTTCCGTATGCGACTTAACGACGACGATCTCGCGGAACGATCAGCTTTTGTCAAAACCATTGGTCTGGACTGGTGTGACGATGTGACAGAGGAGGACCGAAGGGAGTACGCTGCGGAGCTAGCTGCCTTTACTAGCAACCGAAAGGGCgagaatgatgatgatacttGGTTCAAGGTGGACTGGGAGCGAGTTCCAGATCTAATTGAGAGCCGAAGAGTGTTCCTTAAGGCTGGAAAAGCATTCGTGCCTGGCCGCGAGCAGGCTGGTATGGTGGTTTCCGAGTTCTCTTCGCGCTTAGAGCGACAACTCGAG TTGACTGCCCGTGCCCTTCCTCGACTCGACGAGGACGACCGACTTACGCCCATCCTCAATCATCTTTCCAAGAACTTTATCACTCCTGACGCCTCGTACATATCAGGCACGGCCGCAGTGCCTGGTGCTGAAATCAGCGCTGCCAACATCGACAACCTATCTCAACATTTCCCTGCCTGCATGTCCCACTTGCACCGCTCACTGCGTCGGGACGCTCATTTGAAGCACTTTGGTCGACTGCAATACTCGCTCTTCCTCAAAGGCATCGGTCTTAATCTGGAGGAATGTCTTGTGTTCTGGAGAAATAGCTTCAACAAGATGACAGATGATAAGTTTAACAAAGAGTACCGCTACAATATTCGTCACGTATATGGCGATGTTGGAGGCGACTCCAACCGAAGAGGAGGTGGTTATAGTCCATTCAGTTGTCAGAAGATCCTCACGGAACATCCCCCTGGCCCCGGTGAGGCTCATGGTTGCCCGTACCGACACTTTAACTTGGAGAATCTGTCGGCACTCGTGCAAGCCATGGGCGTCAACGATCGTTCTGTTCTTCAGGGTGTTAAGGAGGATAAGGACAAGCAGAAGTTCCACATGGCGTGCAATCG CGTATTCGAGCATCTACACAAacaagagatcaagaaggccaaggacgaGGGCGTTATGACTCAATCACAGCTTGAGACTATTGTCCATCCCAACGAATACTTTAAGCGCAGTTTCCTGCTAAAGAACCTCGGCAAGGAGACAGATGTGAGAATGGAGGGCTAA